One window from the genome of Bradyrhizobium xenonodulans encodes:
- the carA gene encoding glutamine-hydrolyzing carbamoyl-phosphate synthase small subunit: protein MTQHDNDPAWPDHKPTALLVLADGTVLEGFGLGAEGQAVGEVCFNTAMTGYEEILTDPSYAGQLITFTFPHIGNVGTNDEDIETVNMAATPGARGVILRTAITDPSNYRATRHLDQWLKARGIIGLSGIDTRALTALIRSKGMPNAVIAHAKDGEFDLHGLKEEAREWPGLEGMDLVPMVTSGQRFTWDETPWLWDKGFGRQEKPEFNVVAIDYGIKRNILRLLAGVGCNVTVVPATTSSEDILAMKPDGVFLSNGPGDPAATGKYAVPVIKDVIKSGTPTFGICLGHQMLGLAVGAKTKKMHQGHHGANHPVKDETTGKVEITSMNHGFAVDESTLPKGATQTHISLFDGSNCGIQLDGKPVFSVQYHPEASPGPRDSHYLFQRFADLMRQKKSA, encoded by the coding sequence ATGACACAACATGACAACGATCCCGCCTGGCCGGACCATAAACCGACCGCGCTCCTCGTGCTTGCCGATGGCACGGTGCTCGAAGGCTTTGGTCTCGGCGCCGAAGGCCAAGCCGTCGGTGAAGTCTGCTTCAACACCGCGATGACCGGCTACGAGGAGATCCTCACCGATCCCTCCTATGCCGGCCAGCTCATCACCTTCACCTTCCCGCATATCGGCAACGTCGGCACCAACGACGAAGACATCGAGACGGTGAACATGGCCGCGACGCCCGGCGCGCGCGGCGTGATCCTGCGCACCGCGATCACCGATCCCTCGAACTACCGCGCCACCAGGCATCTCGACCAGTGGCTGAAGGCGCGCGGCATCATCGGCCTGTCCGGCATCGACACAAGGGCGCTGACCGCGCTGATCCGCAGCAAGGGCATGCCCAACGCCGTGATCGCGCACGCCAAGGACGGCGAGTTCGACCTGCATGGCCTGAAGGAAGAAGCGCGCGAATGGCCCGGCCTCGAGGGCATGGACCTCGTGCCGATGGTCACCTCCGGCCAGCGCTTCACCTGGGACGAGACGCCCTGGCTGTGGGACAAGGGTTTTGGCCGGCAGGAGAAGCCTGAGTTCAACGTCGTCGCCATCGACTACGGCATCAAGCGCAACATCCTGCGCCTGCTCGCCGGTGTCGGCTGCAACGTGACGGTGGTGCCGGCGACGACCTCGTCAGAAGACATTCTGGCGATGAAGCCGGACGGCGTGTTCCTGTCCAACGGTCCGGGCGATCCGGCCGCGACCGGCAAATATGCCGTGCCCGTCATCAAGGACGTGATCAAGTCGGGTACGCCGACCTTCGGAATCTGTCTCGGTCACCAGATGCTCGGCCTCGCCGTCGGCGCGAAGACCAAGAAGATGCATCAGGGCCATCACGGCGCCAATCATCCCGTCAAGGACGAGACCACCGGCAAGGTCGAGATCACTTCGATGAACCACGGCTTTGCCGTGGACGAGAGCACGCTGCCGAAGGGCGCGACGCAGACCCACATCTCGCTGTTCGACGGCTCCAATTGCGGCATCCAGCTCGACGGCAAGCCGGTGTTCTCGGTGCAGTACCACCCCGAGGCCTCACCCGGCCCGCGCGACTCGCACTATCTGTTCCAGCGTTTCGCCGACCTGATGCGGCAGAAGAAGAGCGCGTAA
- a CDS encoding GatB/YqeY domain-containing protein, translating to MLRDDINNAVKEAMKAKDERKLSTLRMVNSTIKNADIDARGQGKPPLSDADLLGVFQKMIKQRQESVELYDKGGRAELAAQEREEIAVISAYLPKQMSEDEVKTAIADAIAETGAAGMKDMGKVIAVLRAKYAGQMDFGKASGLVKAALSG from the coding sequence ATGCTGCGCGACGACATCAACAATGCGGTCAAGGAGGCCATGAAGGCCAAGGACGAGCGCAAGCTGTCCACGCTGCGCATGGTCAACTCGACCATCAAGAACGCCGACATCGACGCCCGCGGGCAGGGCAAGCCGCCGCTGAGCGATGCCGATTTGCTCGGTGTCTTTCAGAAGATGATCAAGCAGCGCCAGGAATCGGTCGAACTCTACGACAAGGGCGGCCGCGCCGAGCTCGCCGCGCAGGAGCGCGAGGAGATCGCGGTGATCTCGGCCTATCTGCCGAAGCAGATGTCTGAGGACGAGGTGAAGACGGCGATCGCGGACGCCATCGCCGAAACCGGCGCCGCCGGCATGAAGGACATGGGCAAGGTGATCGCGGTGCTGCGCGCGAAATACGCGGGACAGATGGATTTCGGCAAGGCGTCTGGCCTCGTGAAGGCCGCGCTGTCGGGCTAG
- a CDS encoding MFS transporter, whose product MSVFWLALAAFAIGTEGFVIAGLLPSIASDLSISVSAAGQLVTAYALTYAVGSPILAVTLNNIDRRTVLALALSTFIAGNLAAMVASNYALLLASRMLMALGSGLCMPTALAVSVAVASPERRGRAVALVTSGLTVATVIGVPVGNLIGSLFGWRATFAMVALIGAVALAGLLLGLPRGLPRNTASLGDRLAVARHSNVLTALLITILWALGGFTVFTYFAVPLRGLGFDASQISLALLVFGGAAAIGNMLGGVLADRLGTLTTAALGLAGMASALILHSLVLKLMSGQAHYAVLGAIFLWGISGWAFYPAQIASIIRIEPQASMIALSLNASAMYLGFAIGGALGGAVLATFSPTDLGWIGGTSVAASLLVHLARGWQARPKPVKIAG is encoded by the coding sequence ATGAGCGTGTTCTGGCTGGCCTTGGCGGCCTTTGCGATTGGCACCGAAGGCTTTGTGATTGCAGGGCTTTTGCCGTCGATTGCCTCCGACCTGTCGATTTCGGTCTCAGCCGCGGGCCAATTGGTCACCGCCTACGCCCTCACCTATGCGGTGGGCTCGCCGATCCTAGCGGTGACGCTGAACAACATCGACCGCCGCACCGTGCTGGCTTTGGCGCTGTCCACTTTCATCGCCGGAAATCTCGCGGCCATGGTGGCCTCCAACTACGCGCTGCTGCTGGCCTCGCGCATGCTGATGGCGTTGGGCTCCGGGCTGTGCATGCCGACGGCGCTCGCGGTGTCCGTGGCGGTCGCCTCGCCGGAGCGGCGCGGCCGCGCCGTGGCACTGGTCACCTCAGGCCTCACGGTCGCGACCGTCATCGGCGTTCCCGTCGGCAATCTCATCGGCAGCCTGTTCGGCTGGCGCGCGACTTTTGCCATGGTAGCCCTGATCGGCGCTGTCGCGCTCGCCGGCCTACTGCTGGGCCTGCCACGCGGCCTGCCGCGCAACACCGCCTCACTCGGCGACCGTCTGGCGGTGGCGCGTCACAGCAATGTCCTGACCGCGCTTCTGATCACGATTTTATGGGCGCTCGGCGGCTTCACCGTGTTCACCTATTTCGCCGTGCCGCTGCGCGGCCTCGGCTTCGATGCGTCGCAAATCAGCCTTGCGCTGCTGGTGTTTGGCGGTGCGGCGGCGATCGGGAACATGCTCGGCGGCGTTCTGGCGGACCGGCTCGGAACGCTCACCACCGCAGCCCTCGGGCTCGCCGGCATGGCATCTGCGCTGATCCTGCATTCGCTGGTCCTGAAGCTGATGTCGGGCCAAGCCCATTATGCGGTGCTGGGCGCGATCTTCCTCTGGGGCATCTCGGGCTGGGCATTCTATCCGGCCCAGATCGCCAGCATCATCCGGATCGAGCCGCAGGCCTCGATGATCGCGCTCTCGCTCAACGCCTCCGCGATGTATCTCGGCTTCGCCATTGGCGGTGCCCTGGGCGGTGCCGTGCTGGCCACCTTCTCGCCGACCGACCTCGGCTGGATCGGCGGAACGAGCGTCGCGGCCTCGTTGCTGGTGCATCTCGCCCGTGGCTGGCAGGCCCGGCCAAAACCCGTCAAAATTGCCGGTTGA
- a CDS encoding class I SAM-dependent methyltransferase encodes MDDWIDYYDSTHTIYVSKLHRDLHFQIIARDIIGYISSPEATVLDYACGEALSASQVAAACGKLILAEPAPGVRGRLIARFAPNTKIRVRSLDDVRKMQDQSIDLVVMNSVAQYMAPDELDAALVNVRRLLTPSGKLVLGDILRPDVGMFRDVMALLSFGLRHGFLKDALVGLISTALSDYRHLRTRIGLQRYSEDEITAKLTAAGFAVQRAHTNIGHNRWRMTFIARPPLVR; translated from the coding sequence ATGGACGATTGGATCGATTATTACGACTCGACGCATACGATCTATGTCAGCAAGCTGCATCGCGACTTGCATTTCCAGATCATTGCGCGGGACATCATCGGCTACATCTCCTCGCCCGAGGCGACGGTGCTGGACTATGCCTGCGGCGAGGCGCTGTCGGCGAGCCAGGTCGCAGCGGCTTGTGGCAAGCTGATCCTTGCCGAGCCCGCCCCCGGCGTGCGCGGCCGGCTGATCGCGCGGTTTGCGCCAAACACCAAGATCCGCGTCCGCTCGCTCGACGACGTCCGCAAGATGCAGGACCAGTCCATCGACCTCGTCGTGATGAACTCGGTCGCGCAATACATGGCACCGGACGAGCTCGACGCCGCGCTTGTCAACGTCCGGCGATTGCTGACGCCATCAGGCAAGCTGGTGCTCGGAGATATTTTGCGGCCTGACGTCGGCATGTTCAGGGACGTGATGGCGCTGCTCAGCTTCGGCCTGCGTCACGGCTTCCTGAAAGACGCGCTGGTCGGGCTGATCAGCACCGCGCTGTCAGATTACCGTCATCTGCGCACACGCATCGGGCTCCAGCGCTACAGCGAGGACGAGATCACCGCCAAGCTCACCGCGGCCGGCTTTGCGGTCCAGCGTGCGCACACCAATATCGGCCATAATCGCTGGCGCATGACATTCATCGCGCGGCCGCCTCTGGTGCGTTAA
- a CDS encoding Dps family protein yields the protein MSKTNNKVSPDLDTPTDLPPDGVKKVSEALNVLLADAFALYLKTKNFHWHISGRHFRDYHLLLDEQSDQIFATTDQLAERVRKIGGTTLKSIGQVAKLQTIKDNNEDYVPPREMLRELMQDNKQVAAAMRKAHEVCDEAGDVASASILENFIDETERRTWFLFEATRQEGSNAA from the coding sequence GTGAGCAAAACCAACAACAAGGTCTCGCCCGATCTCGACACCCCCACCGATCTGCCGCCCGATGGGGTCAAGAAGGTCTCCGAGGCGCTCAACGTGCTTCTGGCCGATGCGTTCGCGCTGTACCTGAAGACCAAGAATTTCCACTGGCACATCAGTGGCCGGCATTTCCGCGACTATCATCTGCTGCTCGACGAGCAGTCGGATCAGATCTTCGCCACCACCGACCAGCTTGCGGAGCGCGTCCGCAAGATCGGCGGCACCACGCTGAAGTCGATCGGCCAGGTCGCAAAGCTCCAGACCATCAAGGACAACAACGAGGACTACGTCCCGCCGCGCGAGATGCTGCGCGAGCTGATGCAGGACAACAAGCAGGTCGCAGCCGCGATGCGCAAGGCGCACGAGGTCTGCGACGAGGCCGGCGACGTCGCCAGCGCCAGCATTTTGGAAAACTTCATCGACGAGACCGAGCGGAGGACGTGGTTCCTGTTCGAGGCCACAAGGCAGGAGGGCAGCAACGCGGCGTAA
- a CDS encoding ArsR/SmtB family transcription factor gives MSRTPLHPTREQIELPMVLDCLSDPIRLAIVYQLAQLERVSSELCCGDFNALSGKSNLAYHFAKLRECGLMQTRVAGTNRFMRLRREDLDARFPGLLDAVISSAAKDADRLQLLPECEVADVD, from the coding sequence ATGAGCCGCACACCTCTCCACCCCACCCGCGAGCAGATCGAGCTGCCGATGGTTCTGGATTGCCTGAGCGATCCGATCCGGTTGGCGATCGTCTACCAGCTCGCCCAGCTGGAACGCGTCAGCAGCGAGCTGTGCTGCGGCGACTTCAACGCGCTCAGCGGCAAGTCGAATCTCGCCTATCACTTCGCCAAGCTGCGCGAATGCGGCCTGATGCAAACGCGCGTTGCCGGAACCAACCGCTTCATGCGGCTGCGCCGCGAGGATCTGGACGCGCGCTTTCCGGGCTTGCTCGACGCCGTCATCAGCTCCGCAGCCAAGGACGCCGACCGGCTCCAGCTCTTGCCTGAATGTGAAGTGGCTGACGTGGATTGA
- a CDS encoding alpha/beta fold hydrolase, whose amino-acid sequence MDQTTPIVLVPGLASSARIYAPVIPALWRFGPVMVANHIRDDSMAAIAARVLREAPPRFALAGHSMGGYVALEIMRQAPERVLKLALINTQARPDTVEATERRRGLMERAKRGELRAAREEMFPELVHTSRRDDARLRQLVHEQGEDVGIEGYLRQQTAIIARVDSRPTLATIKCPTLVLTGDQDNTIPNAFSKEMAAGIPGAKLVVLANCGHLPQPEQPEATARALVEWLGTPVVSGPRTA is encoded by the coding sequence ATGGACCAGACCACCCCCATCGTGCTGGTTCCGGGGCTGGCCTCCTCGGCCCGGATCTATGCCCCGGTCATCCCGGCGCTCTGGCGGTTCGGCCCGGTGATGGTTGCCAACCATATCCGTGACGACAGCATGGCGGCGATCGCCGCCCGCGTGCTGCGCGAGGCCCCGCCGCGTTTCGCGCTCGCCGGCCATTCCATGGGCGGCTACGTCGCGCTCGAGATCATGCGCCAGGCGCCCGAGCGGGTTTTGAAGCTCGCTCTGATCAACACCCAGGCCCGGCCCGATACGGTGGAGGCAACCGAACGCCGCCGCGGGCTGATGGAACGGGCAAAGCGCGGTGAGTTGCGTGCCGCGCGCGAAGAAATGTTTCCCGAGCTGGTGCACACCTCGCGCCGCGACGACGCCCGCCTTCGCCAGCTCGTACATGAGCAGGGCGAGGACGTCGGCATCGAAGGCTATCTGCGGCAGCAGACCGCGATCATCGCGCGGGTGGATTCACGGCCGACGCTGGCCACGATCAAATGTCCGACGCTGGTGCTGACCGGCGATCAGGACAACACCATTCCCAACGCGTTCTCGAAGGAGATGGCGGCGGGCATTCCCGGCGCGAAGCTGGTCGTCCTGGCCAATTGCGGGCATCTGCCGCAGCCGGAGCAGCCCGAGGCAACGGCGCGGGCGCTGGTCGAATGGCTGGGAACCCCGGTTGTCTCGGGGCCGCGAACGGCCTAG